In one window of Verrucomicrobiota bacterium DNA:
- a CDS encoding MFS transporter, protein MISKSSKKRTTSHFRWTICALLFFATTINYMDRQILGILAPELQKAIGWNEIEYGHIVTAFQAAYAIGLLCFGRLIDRVGTRHGYAISLVAWSVAAAAHALARSVMGFGAARFALGLGEAGNFPAAVKAVAEWFPRKERALANGIFNSGANVGAVLAPATVPWLADKFGWQAAFIVLGALGLVWLVAWYALYATPQASPYVSAVEFAHIRSDPPEPKLAQIPWCRLLGHRQTWALITGFAFSSPIWWFYLYWLPKFLNQQYGLELARLGPPLIVIYTMTCFGSIGGGWLSSALLRRGRSVNYSRKLAMLVCACCVVPVTFAAYASQVWVATGLIGLAAAAHQGWAANLFALASDMFPQRAVASVVGLGSMAGSVAAMAFSQSAGVILETTHSYVPLFVVAGVAYLLALAIMHALTPKLEPVRINQAGLTC, encoded by the coding sequence ATGATTAGCAAGTCATCAAAAAAGCGCACCACGTCTCATTTTCGCTGGACGATTTGCGCATTGCTCTTTTTTGCCACGACCATCAATTACATGGATCGCCAGATTCTGGGCATCCTGGCGCCGGAATTACAAAAAGCGATTGGCTGGAACGAAATAGAGTACGGCCACATTGTGACCGCCTTTCAGGCCGCGTATGCCATCGGCCTGTTGTGCTTTGGCCGGCTCATTGACCGGGTGGGTACCCGGCATGGGTATGCGATTTCCTTGGTCGCCTGGAGCGTGGCGGCGGCGGCCCATGCGCTGGCCAGGTCCGTCATGGGTTTTGGCGCGGCGCGGTTTGCGCTGGGGCTGGGTGAAGCGGGGAATTTCCCGGCGGCCGTCAAAGCGGTGGCGGAATGGTTTCCGCGCAAGGAGCGGGCGCTGGCGAATGGGATTTTCAATTCCGGTGCCAATGTAGGGGCGGTGCTCGCCCCAGCCACCGTCCCATGGTTGGCGGATAAATTTGGCTGGCAGGCTGCGTTTATCGTGCTGGGCGCGTTGGGTTTGGTCTGGCTCGTGGCGTGGTATGCCCTGTATGCCACGCCGCAGGCATCACCGTATGTCTCAGCCGTTGAGTTCGCGCATATTCGCAGCGATCCGCCTGAACCCAAGCTAGCGCAAATCCCTTGGTGCCGCCTGCTGGGCCACCGGCAAACCTGGGCGCTGATTACCGGCTTTGCCTTTAGCTCTCCTATTTGGTGGTTTTACCTGTATTGGCTGCCAAAATTTTTAAATCAGCAATACGGCTTGGAACTCGCCCGGCTGGGACCACCGCTGATTGTCATTTACACCATGACGTGCTTTGGCAGCATTGGCGGCGGTTGGCTATCCTCCGCGCTTTTGCGCCGGGGACGTTCGGTGAATTATAGCCGCAAACTGGCGATGCTGGTCTGCGCTTGCTGCGTGGTGCCAGTTACCTTTGCGGCGTATGCCTCCCAAGTATGGGTTGCCACCGGACTGATTGGGTTGGCGGCGGCAGCCCACCAAGGCTGGGCGGCCAATTTATTTGCGCTGGCTTCGGATATGTTTCCCCAACGGGCGGTGGCCTCGGTGGTGGGGTTGGGCAGCATGGCCGGATCGGTGGCGGCGATGGCCTTCTCACAATCGGCCGGCGTTATTTTGGAGACCACCCACAGCTATGTGCCGTTGTTCGTGGTGGCAGGGGTGGCCTATTTGCTGGCCCTGGCCATTATGCATGCCTTGACCCCGAAATTGGAGCCGGTACGGATTAATCAAGCTGGCTTGACTTGTTAA
- a CDS encoding dipeptidase, translated as MQTIATYLKENRQRFITELCEYVRFPSVSAQSDHRQDLEACARWLVNRAQTIGLETELCTTPGNPIVLARTPRRSGARKPHFVVYGHYDVQPADPLELWKTPPFEPVIQGKSLFARGASDNKGQHLAHLNAVEAYLKTGTELPCDLTFLIEGEEEVGCNNLPPFLKARRQELRCAAVVVSDTGMPDKKHPALTYALRGIAAFEIKLLGPSRDLHSGIYGGSLKNPAMALCQLLGQLQDKNGRVTIPGFYDDVQPLSAYERKQMARLPFHEAAYRKFLGVPALFGEKGFSANEQRNARPTFEINGLTSGYQGQGSKTIVPSWASAKVTMRLVPGQQPAKILKLAKKYLRQICPPTVRLEFSAGHGGEPYLVSPTGLMAQAALRALKSAFGCEPVIMREGGSIPIVNDFKKILGAETLLLGLGLPDDNPHSPNEKFDLDCFANGMAMSAQLWPELAG; from the coding sequence ATGCAAACCATTGCGACTTACCTTAAGGAAAACCGACAACGGTTCATCACCGAACTCTGCGAGTACGTCCGGTTCCCCAGCGTTTCCGCCCAGTCCGACCACCGGCAGGATCTCGAAGCCTGCGCCCGATGGCTGGTGAATCGCGCTCAGACAATCGGGCTGGAAACCGAACTCTGCACGACGCCCGGCAATCCTATCGTCCTCGCCCGTACACCCCGCCGGAGCGGTGCGCGCAAACCTCACTTTGTGGTCTATGGCCACTACGATGTGCAGCCGGCTGATCCTTTGGAACTTTGGAAAACCCCGCCCTTCGAGCCGGTCATTCAGGGTAAGTCCTTATTTGCGCGCGGTGCCAGCGATAACAAAGGCCAGCACCTGGCGCATTTGAATGCCGTCGAAGCCTACCTGAAAACCGGTACCGAATTGCCGTGCGATTTGACCTTTCTCATCGAGGGCGAGGAGGAAGTCGGGTGTAACAACCTGCCGCCTTTCCTGAAGGCACGCCGACAGGAACTCCGTTGCGCTGCCGTGGTGGTTTCGGATACCGGCATGCCGGATAAAAAACATCCGGCGTTGACCTATGCGTTGCGCGGCATTGCCGCCTTTGAAATCAAGTTGCTGGGTCCGTCCCGCGATCTGCACTCCGGCATTTACGGTGGTTCACTGAAAAATCCCGCCATGGCCTTGTGCCAGTTGCTGGGGCAATTACAGGATAAGAACGGGCGTGTCACCATTCCCGGCTTTTACGATGACGTCCAGCCGCTGTCCGCCTATGAGCGCAAGCAAATGGCGCGTCTGCCGTTCCACGAGGCCGCCTATCGCAAATTCCTGGGCGTGCCCGCGCTGTTTGGCGAAAAAGGTTTTTCCGCCAACGAACAACGCAACGCCCGACCTACGTTTGAAATCAACGGCCTGACCAGTGGCTATCAAGGGCAGGGGAGTAAGACCATTGTTCCTTCCTGGGCCAGCGCCAAAGTTACCATGCGTCTCGTGCCGGGACAGCAGCCCGCGAAAATCCTGAAGTTGGCCAAAAAATATCTACGCCAGATTTGTCCGCCGACCGTTCGCCTCGAATTTTCCGCAGGGCACGGCGGCGAGCCGTACCTAGTGTCGCCCACCGGTCTGATGGCACAGGCCGCATTGCGCGCCCTCAAGTCCGCCTTTGGTTGCGAACCGGTGATTATGCGCGAGGGCGGCTCGATCCCGATCGTCAATGATTTTAAGAAAATCCTGGGCGCGGAAACCCTGTTGCTCGGGTTGGGTCTGCCGGATGACAATCCGCATTCCCCCAACGAAAAGTTCGACCTCGATTGCTTTGCCAACGGCATGGCCATGAGCGCGCAACTCTGGCCGGAACTGGCAGGTTAA
- a CDS encoding CDGSH iron-sulfur domain-containing protein — MNTPNIAQKAPYPVTVQAGKTYYWCSCGNSKQQPFCDGSHRGSGFAPKPFTAEKDGSVYFCGCKHSQKGACCDGSHSKI; from the coding sequence ATGAATACACCCAACATTGCTCAGAAGGCACCCTATCCGGTGACGGTTCAGGCTGGTAAAACCTACTACTGGTGCTCGTGTGGCAACAGCAAACAGCAGCCGTTCTGCGATGGCTCACATCGTGGCAGCGGTTTTGCTCCCAAGCCGTTCACCGCCGAAAAGGATGGCTCCGTATATTTCTGCGGTTGCAAGCACAGTCAAAAAGGCGCCTGTTGCGACGGCAGCCACTCGAAGATTTAA